In Populus alba chromosome 1, ASM523922v2, whole genome shotgun sequence, a single window of DNA contains:
- the LOC118035877 gene encoding berberine bridge enzyme-like 1 — protein MAKPTLLAFLLILIFNITSSSFSATAAGDDSVYESFLQCLESNTNPQEEISKLVYSQSSTSYTSVLRAYIRNARYNTSATPKPVVIVTPTQISHVQATVICTKKVGYQLKIRSGGHDYDGISYVSDMPFFVLDMFNLRSIEVNVNDESATVQAGATLGELYYKIWESSKVHGFPAGICPTVGVGGHLSGAGYGNMLRKYGLSVDHVVDAEIVDVNGKLLDRKAMGEDLFWAIRGGGGGSFGVIISYKIKLVSVPETVTVFRAERTLEQNATDVVYKWQLVAPQTSNDLFMRMLLQPVTRNGNQTIRASIVALYLGNSDSLVALLGKEFPELGLKKEDCNETSWIQSVMWWDESQNLGKSPDVLLDRNPNDANFLKRKSDYVQNPISKDGLEWLWKKMIEVGKTGLVFNPYGGRMNEIPASETPFPHRAGNLFKVQYSVNWEEAGSEADKNFMTQIRRLYSYMTPFVSKNPRSTYLNYRDLDIGVMEAGKDSFEQGSVYGYKYFNDNFDRLVKVKTAVDPENFFRNEQSIPTLPNVEHDSGVTAGGSTSRSISSMLILIVILTYFAFV, from the exons ATGGCAAAACCAACCCTTTTAGCCTTCCTTTTAATTCTTATCTTCAatataacttcttcttctttctctgccACGGCTGCTGGTGATGATTCAGTTTATGAATCTTTCCTTCAATGCCTAGAAAGCAACACAAACCCACAAGAAGAAATCTCAAAACTTGTTTACTCACAATCTAGCACATCTTACACTTCAGTTTTAAGAGCTTACATAAGAAACGCACGTTACAATACGTCAGCAACTCCGAAGCCAGTTGTCATTGTAACTCCAACTCAAATATCTCATGTTCAGGCCACGGTTATTTGCACAAAAAAGGTTGGTTACCAGCTCAAAATCAGAAGTGGTGGGCATGATTATGATGGGATTTCCTACGTTTCCGACATGCCCTTTTTCGTTCTTGACATGTTTAATCTAAGATCTATTGAAGTTAATGTCAACGATGAGTCTGCTACTGTTCAAGCAGGGGCTACTCTTGGTGAACTTTATTATAAAATCTGGGAGAGCAGCAAAGTTCATGGTTTTCCTGCGGGGATCTGTCCCACGGTTGGTGTTGGTGGGCATTTAAGTGGTGCGGGTTATGGCAATATGTTAAGGAAATATGGGTTGTCGGTTGATCATGTAGTGGATGCAGAAATTGTTGATGTTAATGGGAAACTTCTTGATAGGAAGGCAATGGGGGAGGATCTTTTTTGGGCAATtcgtggaggtggtggtgggaGTTTTGGGGTTATAATTTCTTACAAGATCAAGCTTGTTTCTGTTCCTGAGACAGTTACTGTTTTCAGAGCAGAAAGAACACTTGAACAGAATGCTACTGATGTTGTTTACAAGTGGCAATTAGTTGCTCCTCAAACAAGTAATGATCTTTTCATGAGGATGCTCTTGCAGCCTGTGACAAGGAACGGTAATCAGACTATTAGAGCGTCAATTGTGGCATTGTATTTAGGGAATTCTGATAGTCTTGTGGCTTTATTGGGAAAAGAATTCCCTGAATTGGGATTGAAGAAGGAGGATTGTAATGAGACAAGTTGGATTCAGTCTGTGATGTGGTGGGATGAGTCTCAAAATCTTGGAAAGTCACCTGATGTTCTTCTTGATAGGAATCCTAATGATGCCAATTTCTTGAAGAGGAAATCAGATTATGTTCAGAATCCAATATCAAAAGATGGGTTGGAATGGTTGTGGAAAAAGATGATTGAAGTAGGCAAGACTGGATTGGTTTTCAATCCTTATGGTGGTAGAATGAATGAAATTCCTGCCTCAGAAACTCCATTCCCTCACAGGGCAGGCAATTTGTTCAAGGTGCAGTATTCAGTGAATTGGGAAGAAGCTGGAAGCGAGGCAGACAAGAATTTCATGACTCAAATAAGGAGGCTTTACAGTTACATGACCCCATTTGTTTCCAAGAATCCAAGGAGTACATATCTGAACTATAGGGATCTTGACATTGGTGTTATGGAGGCTGGTAAAGATAGTTTCGAACAGGGTAGTGTCTATGGCTACAAGTATTTCAATGACAATTTTGATAGGTTGGTGAAAGTAAAGACTGCTGTTGATCCAGAAAATTTCTTCAGGAATGAGCAGAGCATCCCTACTTTACCAA ATGTAGAACATGACTCAGGGGTGACTGCTGGAGGCTCTACTTCAAGGTCTATATCATCCATGTTGATTCTAATAGTAATCTTGACATACTTTGCTTTTGTTTGA
- the LOC118035908 gene encoding F-box protein At5g49610: protein MGSTQNLDSDTDESTSKNVHCQRTESISGFVMQRIIRSGFSSIFLSPDNTASRPALSLDFLPCSVKIEASTNQGLLLCTHFPPTYRNIPKVYVCKPTTKQWKQIPNPKTRYRNKAIGMIVLSSRPLHYKIVRFSQPKFRTGRDTYRFNNLRCEVFDSKIHAWKQLKDVILNESFLGFNPAVSVSGSLHWLTFGCKIFAFHVKEEIYSMISLPEPVRKNYHQKLMMLGEFEGNLALICKEEGERFMELWIIENYDRKIWKKKQIVNFEALTKELPYIILTGVCNANVALRDGIDKLTFFNLKDGRTKPLRLEMGFDVVETFSFESDFEPYVDESV, encoded by the coding sequence ATGGGTTCTACTCAGAATCTTGATTCGGATACTGATGAATCAACTTCAAAGAATGTCCATTGCCAGAGAACCGAAAGCATATCTGGCTTTGTCATGCAAAGAATAATAAGGTCGGGattttcttccatctttttgtcTCCTGACAATACAGCTTCGCGTCCTGCACTATCCCTCGATTTCTTACCTTGTTCTGTAAAGATTGAGGCTTCGACAAACCAAGGTCTCTTGCTTTGCACGCATTTCCCGCCAACATATCGAAACATTCCGAAGGTTTATGTGTGCAAGCCCACTACAAAACAATGGAAACAAATTCCGAATCCAAAGACTCGATATAGGAATAAAGCAATTGGTATGATTGTGTTAAGTTCAAGACCTTTGCATTACAAGATTGTGAGATTTTCTCAGCCTAAGTTTCGTACGGGTAGAGATACCTATCGATTTAACAATCTTCGATGCGAGGTTTTTGATTCAAAGATCCATGCATGGAAGCAACTGAAGGACGTGATTTTGAACGAGTCATTCCTTGGTTTTAATCCTGCTGTATCTGTTAGTGGTTCACTTCATTGGCTTACGTTTGGATGTAAAATTTTTGCCTTCCATGTGAAGGAAGAGATATATAGCATGATTTCGCTACCCGAACCGGTTCGTAAGAATTATCATCAAAAGCTCATGATGCTCGGTGAGTTTGAGGGAAATCTTGCCCTAATATGTAAAGAGGAAGGAGAACGTTTCATGGAGCTATGGATCATCGAGAACTATGATAGAAAAatatggaagaagaagcagatAGTGAACTTTGAAGCTTTAACAAAAGAGTTACCATATATTATCCTTACTGGCGTCTGCAATGCTAATGTTGCACTAAGGGATGGAATTGATAAGTTGACATTCTTCAACTTAAAAGATGGAAGAACTAAACCTTTGAGGCTGGAGATGGGCTTTGATGTCGTGGAGACCTTTTCATTCGAGTCAGATTTTGAGCCTTATGTGGATGAATCTGTGTAG
- the LOC118035878 gene encoding berberine bridge enzyme-like 1 yields the protein MAKPALLAFLVILIFNITSSSFSATADGDDSVYESFLQCLESNTNPQDEISKLVYSQSSASYTTVLRAYIRNARYNTSATPKPVVIVTPSQISHVQATVICTKKVGYQLKIRSGGHDYDGISYVSDMPFFVLDMFNLRSIEVNVNDESATVQAGATLGELYYKIWESSKVHGFPAGICPTVGVGGHLSGAGYGNMVRKYGLSVDHVVDAEIVDVNGKLLDRKAMGEDLFWAIRGGGGGSFGVIISYKIKLVSVPETVTVFRAERTLEQNATDVVYKWQLVAPQTSNDLFMRMLLQPVTRNGNQTIRASIVALYLGNSDSLVALLGKEFPELGLKKEDCNETSWIQSVMWWDESQNLGKSPDVLLDRNPNDANFLKRKSDYVQNPISKDGLEWLWKKMIEVGKTGLVFNPYGGRMNEIPASETPFPHRAGNLFKVQYSVNWEEAGSEADKNFMTQIRRLHSYMTPFVSKNPRSSYLNYRDLDIGVMEAGKDSFEQGSVYGYKYFNDNFDRLVKVKTAVDPENFFRNEQSIPTLPSKA from the coding sequence ATGGCAAAACCAGCCCTTTTAGCCTTCCTTGTAATTCTTATCTTCAatataacttcttcttctttctctgccACGGCTGATGGTGATGATTCAGTTTATGAATCTTTCCTTCAATGCCTAGAAAGCAACACAAACCCACAAGACGAAATCTCAAAACTTGTTTACTCACAATCTAGCGCATCTTACACTACAGTTTTAAGAGCTTACATAAGAAACGCACGTTACAATACCTCAGCAACTCCGAAGCCAGTTGTCATTGTAACTCCATCTCAAATATCCCATGTTCAGGCCACGGTTATTTGCACAAAAAAGGTTGGTTACCAGCTCAAAATCAGAAGTGGTGGGCATGATTATGATGGGATTTCCTACGTTTCCGACATGCCCTTTTTCGTTCTTGACATGTTTAATCTAAGATCTATTGAAGTTAATGTCAACGATGAGTCTGCTACTGTTCAAGCAGGGGCTACTCTTGGTGAACTTTATTATAAAATCTGGGAGAGCAGCAAAGTTCATGGTTTTCCTGCGGGGATCTGTCCCACGGTTGGTGTTGGTGGGCATTTAAGTGGTGCGGGTTATGGCAATATGGTAAGGAAATATGGGTTGTCGGTTGATCATGTAGTGGATGCAGAAATTGTTGATGTTAATGGGAAACTTCTTGATAGGAAAGCAATGGGGGAGGATCTTTTTTGGGCAATtcgtggaggtggtggtgggaGTTTTGGGGTTATAATTTCTTACAAGATCAAGCTTGTTTCTGTTCCTGAGACAGTTACTGTTTTCAGAGCAGAGAGAACACTTGAACAGAATGCTACTGATGTTGTTTACAAGTGGCAATTAGTTGCTCCTCAAACAAGTAATGATCTTTTCATGAGGATGCTCTTGCAGCCTGTGACAAGGAACGGTAATCAGACTATTAGAGCGTCAATTGTGGCATTGTATTTAGGGAATTCTGATAGTCTTGTGGCTTTATTGGGAAAAGAATTCCCTGAATTGGGATTGAAGAAGGAGGATTGTAATGAGACAAGTTGGATTCAGTCTGTGATGTGGTGGGATGAGTCTCAAAATCTTGGAAAGTCACCTGATGTTCTTCTTGATAGGAATCCTAATGATGCCAATTTCTTGAAGAGGAAATCAGATTATGTTCAGAATCCAATATCAAAAGATGGGTTGGAATGGTTGTGGAAAAAGATGATCGAAGTAGGCAAGACTGGATTGGTTTTCAATCCTTATGGTGGTAGAATGAATGAAATCCCTGCCTCAGAAACTCCATTCCCTCACAGGGCAGGCAATTTGTTCAAGGTGCAGTATTCAGTGAATTGGGAAGAAGCTGGAAGCGAGGCAGACAAGAATTTCATGACTCAAATAAGGAGGCTTCACAGTTACATGACCCCATTTGTTTCCAAGAATCCAAGGAGTTCATATCTGAACTACAGGGATCTTGACATTGGTGTTATGGAGGCTGGTAAAGATAGTTTCGAACAGGGTAGTGTTTATGGCTACAAGTATTTCAATGACAATTTTGATAGGTTGGTGAAAGTAAAGACTGCTGTTGATCCAGAAAATTTCTTCAGGAATGAGCAGAGCATCCCTACTTTACCAAGTAAGGCATAG